One window of the Larimichthys crocea isolate SSNF unplaced genomic scaffold, L_crocea_2.0 scaffold239, whole genome shotgun sequence genome contains the following:
- the usp54a gene encoding inactive ubiquitin carboxyl-terminal hydrolase 54a isoform X1 translates to MSWKRNYFASGSGGGGGGGGVSGAGGGAGGGGGSGGMKGILTPRTMTSIAPSKGLSNEPGQNSCFLNSALQVLWHLDIFRRSFRQLTTHKCMEDSCIFCALKSIFAQFQYSSEKVLPSDALRSALAKTFQDEQRFQLGIMDDAAECFENILMRIHFHIADETKEDICTARHCIPHQKFAMTLFEQCVCSSCGASSDPLPFIQMVHYISTTSLCNQAVKMLESREKATPGMFGELLRNASMGDLRSCPSQCGQQLRMARVLLNSPEIITIGLVWDSDHSDLAEDVIHTLGTCLRLGDLFYRVTEEKARQSELYLVGMVCYYGKHYSTFFFQTKIRRWMYFDDAHVKEIGPKWKDVVSRCIKGHYQPLLLLYADPRGTPVSVQDLPSRFDLHHLNKACYDSEDSGREQSISSDTRTDSSTESYSYRQPSHSHNESLASHYSSDSQGTVICIERTDGALHTSLCSLDAIGHGTDSEQHQSLRKGGGAGDRRRSSSRHRRSKPDNEASSAGYHSEGETLKEQQVPRHLHKPSSSFSSSTSRLRDFKETMSNIIHSRPLSSSSSSSLPAAVLSEITSSTNNHHHHPANTTASCSSSNKLHDWEADSTSSESKSSCSGGAGSGRYRPAWRPRREALNIDSIFTRERRRQAGYSPLGASLLDDGGAPASEGADASLPAQEEMKSVRPVSSWTLPTISGNHRGGRDEPGGVRGSAGGAELPPPPPPPPRLIQRMESGYESSERNSSSPVSLDLNLGDRECVLKKPSSSSSAGPSWRNIRSKSSGALLQEVGSASKGSFAPPAGRSELDELQEEVQRRAREEEQQRRQEKEREAALGFNPRPSKYLDLDQLQIQGKGDSFERCVSEAELLLDQSVRLEQAGEVAAALSAVNEAVSKLQLVASEGGASSHNRLQRCMRRARSLQQRMQLQQEQQQQQKQDSEAGRQQPQQPEQPEEERQQLQERPSEKPLTLQILLTEKQGDQSAASQDQQVPPLSPCHVKPLPPKTNSVSDSASSAGAPTGSPREERRSGGPCSRFGKPLTNTKSLPALCMDTWEQSPLGDLAPPPPPEEVDHPAQWSRTSPISIPGQAPPPPRPYSRTPSPVGASDTRCHRMMEEEQYYSRPPQTTPTPSSPTSRLPPPPPAYPARNWSCLHVDQHDDVDSSIDPPIISPPYSPPDSPSNAPPPPPASRPVRTSSPPPGLDYRATLPVERWAENVNRYYGSQNTTGVVGTAAAAAVPDEELSELDSLYQASLLAPSMHWGSRGVSPQPTNNKPGVRRMLSGSGRSKTPTAELERYAYRTPVTPHHKPPGGEDQSYSAENLRRIARSLSGTVIGSRGQTLGPSRSCDPSVSRPPLRQADLHSSFSSSSLLRRPSASSLHLPSSSSSTTSSFTTDHSYHHQHLQHHQPRHHGPSAPAPPAQHPPLQTSRPPSSGLSSWGHSGPGPSVQQQQFLVVSDRHQALSGQSLHSVALNYGTLPRAPRRAPPPTTSTLPRPRAGPSPAPPPGPQSLYATLSHPRRSANNIANTNGHYRQPSLPCKVNGWTQSAPQHLRMSGEGPPQPRRLDVPPESDWRRDADYRTLQPSSSSSRDPRAAHHHRTLQRTNSHQPPLARPRRDAVLCSLCQQLPAEPSRPYCPSCGAYVARFRPAS, encoded by the exons ATGTCGTGGAAGAGGAACTACTTTGCGTCCGGTAGCggcggaggtggtggtggaggtggcgTAAGCGGCGCTGGCGGCGGcgcaggtggtggtggtggcagtggtgggatGAAGGGAATCTTGACGCCTCGCACCATGACGTCCATCGCTCCCAGTAAAGGGCTGAGCAACGAGCCGGGACAGAACAGCTGCTTCCTGAACAGCGCCCTGCAG gtTCTGTGGCACCTCGATATCTTCCGGCGTAGTTTCCGTCAGCTGACGACTCATAAGTGCATGGAGGACTCGTGCATTTTCTGCGCTCTGAAG aGTATCTTCGCTCAGTTTCAGTACAGCAGTGAGAAAGTTTTACCGTCCGACGCTCTTCGCAGCGCGCTCGCCAAAACCTTCCAGGACGAGCAGAGGTTTCAGCTCGGCATCATGGACGATGCTGCAGAGTGCTTt gaaAACATCCTGATGAGGATTCACTTCCACATTGCAGACGAGACCAAAGAAGACATCTGCACAGCCAGACACTGCATTCCCCACCAGAAGTTTGCCATGACGCTCTTTGAACAG tgtgtgtgcagcagctgtggagCGTCCTCAGACCCTCTGCCGTTCATTCAGATGGTCCACTACATCTCCACCACCTCGCTGTg TAACCAGGCAGTGAAGATGTTGGAGTCGAGGGAGAAAGCGACTCCTGGCATGTTTGGGGAGCTGCTGAGGAACGCCAGCATGGGAGACCTGCGCAGCTGTCCC AGTCAGTGTGGTCAGCAGCTCCGCATGGCCCGTGTCCTCCTCAACAGTCCGGAGATCATCACCATCGGCCTGGTTTGGGACTCTGATCATTCGGACCTCGCTGAGGACGTCATTCACACCCTGGGCACTTGCCTGCGGCTTGGTGAC TTGTTTTACAGGGTGACGGAGGAAAAGGCTCGGCAGTCGGAGCTCTACCTGGTCGGCATGGTGTGTTACTACGGCAAACATTactccaccttcttcttccaGACAAAGATCCGACGATGGATGTACTTCGATGATGCACACGTCAAGGAG ATCGGCCCCAAGTGGAAGGACGTGGTCTCTCGCTGCATCAAGGGTCACTaccagcctctgctgctgctgtacgCCGACCCGCGGGGGACGCCGGTGTCGGTGCAGGACTTACCCTCACGCTTCGACCTCCACCACCTCAACAAGGCCTGTTACGACAGCGAAGACTCGG GCCGTGAGCAGTCAATCTCCAGCGACACTCGGACTGATTCGTCGACGGAGAGCTACTCATACCGACAGCCCTCCCACTCGCACAATGAGTCCCTGGCCAGTCACTACTCCTCTGACTCCCAGGGAACCGTCATCTGCATCGAGCGCACAGACGGAGCCCTGCACACTTCGCTCTGCAGCCTGGATGCCATAG GCCACGGGACGGACAGTGAGCAGCACCAGTCTCTGAGGAAGGGAGGCGGGGCCGGGGATAGGAGGCGGAGCTCTAGCCGCCACCGGCGATCTAAACCCGACAACGAAGCCTCGTCGGCCGGTTACCACAGCGAGG GAGAGACGTTGAAGGAGCAGCAGGTTCCTCGTCACCTCCACaaaccttcctcctccttctcgtcTTCAACCAGTCGCCTCCGAGACTTCAAAGAGACCATGAGCAACATCATCCACAGCCgacccctctcctcctcttcctcctcctctttaccGGCTGCCGTCCTCTCTGAAATTACCTCCTCCACCAAcaaccatcaccaccaccctgcCAACACTACCGCTTCTTGCTCCTCCTCCAATAAACTCCATGACTGGGAGGCCGACAGCACCAGCAGCGAGTCTAAGTCCAGCTGCTCAGGGGGAGCAGGGTCAGGGAGGTACCGGCCAGCATGGAGACCACGCAGGGAGGCGCTCAACATCGACAGCATCTTCACCCGCGAGAGGCGGAGGCAGGCGGGATACAGCCCGCTCGGAGCCTCCCTGCTCGACGACGGTGGAGCACCAGCCTCCGAGGGAGCAGACGCCTCCTTGCCGGCACAGGAAGAGATGAAGTCTGTGAGGCCGGTCTCCTCCTGGACTCTACCCACCATCTCCGGCAACCACAGAGGAGGTAGAGACGAACCAGGAGGTGTAAGAGGAAGTGCAGGAGGTGCAgagctgcctcctcctcctccccctcctcccagGCTGATCCAGAGGATGGAGAGCGGATACGAAAGCAGCGAGAGGAACAGCAGCAGCCCGGTGAgcctggacctgaacctgggAGACAG GGAGTGTGTTCTGAAGAAACCTTCGTCGTCCTCCTCCGCAGGACCGTCATGGAGGAACATCCGGTCGAAGAGCAGCGGAGCTTTGCTGCAGGAAGTCGGCTCCGCCAGCAAGGGGAGCTTCG cgCCGCCTGCAGGTCGCAGCGAGCTGGacgagctgcaggaggaggtgcagaggagagcgcgggaggaggagcagcagcgacgacaggagaaagagagggaggcggCGCTCGGCTTTAACCCCCGACCCAGCAAGtacctggacctggaccagcTGCAGATCCAgg GTAAAGGTGACAGTTTTGAACGCTGTGTATCGGAGGCCGAGCTTCTGCTGGACCAGTCGGTGCGTCTGGAGCAGGCGGGCGAGGTCGCCGCGGCGCTGTCGGCAGTCAACGAAGCAGTCT CCAAACTGCAGCTGGTGGCGTCTGAGGGCGGAGCTAGTAGTCACAACCGGCTGCAGCGCTGCATGAGGAGAGCCCGCAGCCTGCAGCAACGCATGCAACTGCAGCaagagcaacagcagcaacagaagcAGGACtcagaggcaggcagacagcAACCGCAGCAACCAGAGcaaccagaggaggagaggcagcagCTCCAGGAACGGCCCAG tgaaaAGCCTCTCACGCTCCAAATACTTCTGACGGAGAAACAGGGCGACCAGTCAGCTGCCAGTCAAGACCAGCAGGTcccgcctctctctccctgccatgTTAAGCCCCTCCCTCCCAAAACAAACTCAGTGTCTGACTCCGCCTCCAGCGCCGGGGCCCCTACTGGTTCGCCCAGGGAGGAGCGCAGGAGCGGGGGGCCCTGCTCTCGCTTCGGGAAACCCCTCACTAACACAAAGTCCCTCCCTGCTCTGTGCATGGACACCTGGGAGCAGAGCCCTCTGGGAGATTTGgctccaccccctccacctgAGGAGGTGGACCACCCCGCCCAGTGGAGCCGAACGTCCCCGATCTCCATCCCAGGTCAGGCCCCGCCCCCACCGAGGCCGTATTCCCGAACCCCGTCGCCTGTTGGCGCCAGCGACACCAGGTGTCATcggatgatggaggaggagcaaTATTACAGCCGACCCCCACAGACCACGCCCACTCCATCTAGTCCCACCTCCAGACTTCCCCCGCCGCCTCCTGCCTACCCAGCCAGGAACTGGTCCTGCTTACACGTGGATCAGCATGATGATGTCGATTCTTCCATTGACCCACCGATCATCTCGCCACCTTACTCGCCCCCAGACTCCCCCAGCAACGCCCCTCCACCGCCTCCTGCGAGCCGCCCCGTCCGGACCTCCTCCCCGCCCCCCGGCCTGGACTACAGAGCGACGCTGCCTGTGGAGCGCTGGGCGGAAAACGTCAACAGATACTACGGCTCACAGAATACAACAGGAGTGGTGGggacggcggcggcggcggcggtgccCGATGAGGAGCTCTCTGAGCTGGACTCTCTGTACCAGGCCAGCCTGCTagctcccagcatgcactggggcAGCCGTGGAGTCAGTCCTCAGCCGACCAACAACAAACCAG gtgtgcggAGGATGCTGTCCGGATCTGGACGGTCTAAAACACCGACAGCTGAGCTCGAGAGATATGCCTACAGAACGCCGGTTACACCTCATCATAAG CCGCCCGGAGGTGAAGATCAGAGCTACAGCGCAGAAAACCTGCGACGCATCGCCCGCAGCCTGAGTGGAACCGTGATCGGGTCACGAGGACAAACCCTCGGCCCCTCCCGCAGCTGT GACCCCTCTGTGTCCAGGCCCCCCCTCAGACAAGCCGACCTccactcctccttctcctcctcctcacttctcCGTCGCCCCAGCGCCTCCTCTCTGcacctcccttcctcttcctcctccaccaccagctccTTCACTACAGATCACTCCtaccaccaccaacacctccaacaccaccaaccCCGACACCACGGCCCCTCAGctcctgcacctcctgcacAGCACCCCCCCTTGCAGACATCACGGCCCCCGAGCTCGGGCCTCTCCTCCTGGGGACACTCAG GACCTGGACCAagtgtccagcagcagcagtttctgGTTGTGTCTGACAGGCATCAAGCTCTCTCAGGTCAAAGCCTCCACAGCGTCGCGCTGAATTACGGCACTCTGCCCCGGGCTCCTCGCCGAGCGCCGcctcccaccacctccaccctccccagGCCCAGAGCCGGCCCCAGTCCTGCCCCGCCACCGGGTCCACAGAGTCTCTACGCCACCCTGTCCCACCCTCGACGCTCTGCCAACAACATCGCCAACACTAACGGTCACTACCGCCAACCGTCGCTGCCCTGTAAAGTCAACGGGTGGACCCAGTCCGCTCCACAGCACCTCCGGATGTCAGGGGAAGGCCCCCCTCAGCCACGTCGCCTGGACGTGCCCCCTGAGAGCGACTGGCGCCGGGACGCTGACTACAGGACTCTCCAAcccagctcctcttcctcccgaGACCCCCGTGCCGCTCACCACCACCGGACCCTCCAGCGGACCAACTCTCACCAGCCTCCTCTGGCCCGGCCCCGCAGGGACGCCGTGCTCTGCTCGCTCTGCCAGCAGCTTCCCGCTGAGCCGTCACGCCCTTACTGCCCATCCTGTGGCGCTTACGTGGCTCGGTTCCGCCCAGCCAGCTGA
- the usp54a gene encoding inactive ubiquitin carboxyl-terminal hydrolase 54a isoform X3: MSWKRNYFASGSGGGGGGGGVSGAGGGAGGGGGSGGMKGILTPRTMTSIAPSKGLSNEPGQNSCFLNSALQVLWHLDIFRRSFRQLTTHKCMEDSCIFCALKSIFAQFQYSSEKVLPSDALRSALAKTFQDEQRFQLGIMDDAAECFENILMRIHFHIADETKEDICTARHCIPHQKFAMTLFEQCVCSSCGASSDPLPFIQMVHYISTTSLCNQAVKMLESREKATPGMFGELLRNASMGDLRSCPSQCGQQLRMARVLLNSPEIITIGLVWDSDHSDLAEDVIHTLGTCLRLGDLFYRVTEEKARQSELYLVGMVCYYGKHYSTFFFQTKIRRWMYFDDAHVKEIGPKWKDVVSRCIKGHYQPLLLLYADPRGTPVSVQDLPSRFDLHHLNKACYDSEDSGREQSISSDTRTDSSTESYSYRQPSHSHNESLASHYSSDSQGTVICIERTDGALHTSLCSLDAIGHGTDSEQHQSLRKGGGAGDRRRSSSRHRRSKPDNEASSAGYHSEGETLKEQQVPRHLHKPSSSFSSSTSRLRDFKETMSNIIHSRPLSSSSSSSLPAAVLSEITSSTNNHHHHPANTTASCSSSNKLHDWEADSTSSESKSSCSGGAGSGRYRPAWRPRREALNIDSIFTRERRRQAGYSPLGASLLDDGGAPASEGADASLPAQEEMKSVRPVSSWTLPTISGNHRGGRDEPGGVRGSAGGAELPPPPPPPPRLIQRMESGYESSERNSSSPVSLDLNLGDRECVLKKPSSSSSAGPSWRNIRSKSSGALLQEVGSASKGSFAPPAGRSELDELQEEVQRRAREEEQQRRQEKEREAALGFNPRPSKYLDLDQLQIQGKGDSFERCVSEAELLLDQSVRLEQAGEVAAALSAVNEAVSKLQLVASEGGASSHNRLQRCMRRARSLQQRMQLQQEQQQQQKQDSEAGRQQPQQPEQPEEERQQLQERPSEKPLTLQILLTEKQGDQSAASQDQQVPPLSPCHVKPLPPKTNSVSDSASSAGAPTGSPREERRSGGPCSRFGKPLTNTKSLPALCMDTWEQSPLGDLAPPPPPEEVDHPAQWSRTSPISIPGQAPPPPRPYSRTPSPVGASDTRCHRMMEEEQYYSRPPQTTPTPSSPTSRLPPPPPAYPARNWSCLHVDQHDDVDSSIDPPIISPPYSPPDSPSNAPPPPPASRPVRTSSPPPGLDYRATLPVERWAENVNRYYGSQNTTGVVGTAAAAAVPDEELSELDSLYQASLLAPSMHWGSRGVSPQPTNNKPGVRRMLSGSGRSKTPTAELERYAYRTPVTPHHKPPGGEDQSYSAENLRRIARSLSGTVIGSRGQTLGPSRSCDLDQVSSSSSFWLCLTGIKLSQVKASTASR, encoded by the exons ATGTCGTGGAAGAGGAACTACTTTGCGTCCGGTAGCggcggaggtggtggtggaggtggcgTAAGCGGCGCTGGCGGCGGcgcaggtggtggtggtggcagtggtgggatGAAGGGAATCTTGACGCCTCGCACCATGACGTCCATCGCTCCCAGTAAAGGGCTGAGCAACGAGCCGGGACAGAACAGCTGCTTCCTGAACAGCGCCCTGCAG gtTCTGTGGCACCTCGATATCTTCCGGCGTAGTTTCCGTCAGCTGACGACTCATAAGTGCATGGAGGACTCGTGCATTTTCTGCGCTCTGAAG aGTATCTTCGCTCAGTTTCAGTACAGCAGTGAGAAAGTTTTACCGTCCGACGCTCTTCGCAGCGCGCTCGCCAAAACCTTCCAGGACGAGCAGAGGTTTCAGCTCGGCATCATGGACGATGCTGCAGAGTGCTTt gaaAACATCCTGATGAGGATTCACTTCCACATTGCAGACGAGACCAAAGAAGACATCTGCACAGCCAGACACTGCATTCCCCACCAGAAGTTTGCCATGACGCTCTTTGAACAG tgtgtgtgcagcagctgtggagCGTCCTCAGACCCTCTGCCGTTCATTCAGATGGTCCACTACATCTCCACCACCTCGCTGTg TAACCAGGCAGTGAAGATGTTGGAGTCGAGGGAGAAAGCGACTCCTGGCATGTTTGGGGAGCTGCTGAGGAACGCCAGCATGGGAGACCTGCGCAGCTGTCCC AGTCAGTGTGGTCAGCAGCTCCGCATGGCCCGTGTCCTCCTCAACAGTCCGGAGATCATCACCATCGGCCTGGTTTGGGACTCTGATCATTCGGACCTCGCTGAGGACGTCATTCACACCCTGGGCACTTGCCTGCGGCTTGGTGAC TTGTTTTACAGGGTGACGGAGGAAAAGGCTCGGCAGTCGGAGCTCTACCTGGTCGGCATGGTGTGTTACTACGGCAAACATTactccaccttcttcttccaGACAAAGATCCGACGATGGATGTACTTCGATGATGCACACGTCAAGGAG ATCGGCCCCAAGTGGAAGGACGTGGTCTCTCGCTGCATCAAGGGTCACTaccagcctctgctgctgctgtacgCCGACCCGCGGGGGACGCCGGTGTCGGTGCAGGACTTACCCTCACGCTTCGACCTCCACCACCTCAACAAGGCCTGTTACGACAGCGAAGACTCGG GCCGTGAGCAGTCAATCTCCAGCGACACTCGGACTGATTCGTCGACGGAGAGCTACTCATACCGACAGCCCTCCCACTCGCACAATGAGTCCCTGGCCAGTCACTACTCCTCTGACTCCCAGGGAACCGTCATCTGCATCGAGCGCACAGACGGAGCCCTGCACACTTCGCTCTGCAGCCTGGATGCCATAG GCCACGGGACGGACAGTGAGCAGCACCAGTCTCTGAGGAAGGGAGGCGGGGCCGGGGATAGGAGGCGGAGCTCTAGCCGCCACCGGCGATCTAAACCCGACAACGAAGCCTCGTCGGCCGGTTACCACAGCGAGG GAGAGACGTTGAAGGAGCAGCAGGTTCCTCGTCACCTCCACaaaccttcctcctccttctcgtcTTCAACCAGTCGCCTCCGAGACTTCAAAGAGACCATGAGCAACATCATCCACAGCCgacccctctcctcctcttcctcctcctctttaccGGCTGCCGTCCTCTCTGAAATTACCTCCTCCACCAAcaaccatcaccaccaccctgcCAACACTACCGCTTCTTGCTCCTCCTCCAATAAACTCCATGACTGGGAGGCCGACAGCACCAGCAGCGAGTCTAAGTCCAGCTGCTCAGGGGGAGCAGGGTCAGGGAGGTACCGGCCAGCATGGAGACCACGCAGGGAGGCGCTCAACATCGACAGCATCTTCACCCGCGAGAGGCGGAGGCAGGCGGGATACAGCCCGCTCGGAGCCTCCCTGCTCGACGACGGTGGAGCACCAGCCTCCGAGGGAGCAGACGCCTCCTTGCCGGCACAGGAAGAGATGAAGTCTGTGAGGCCGGTCTCCTCCTGGACTCTACCCACCATCTCCGGCAACCACAGAGGAGGTAGAGACGAACCAGGAGGTGTAAGAGGAAGTGCAGGAGGTGCAgagctgcctcctcctcctccccctcctcccagGCTGATCCAGAGGATGGAGAGCGGATACGAAAGCAGCGAGAGGAACAGCAGCAGCCCGGTGAgcctggacctgaacctgggAGACAG GGAGTGTGTTCTGAAGAAACCTTCGTCGTCCTCCTCCGCAGGACCGTCATGGAGGAACATCCGGTCGAAGAGCAGCGGAGCTTTGCTGCAGGAAGTCGGCTCCGCCAGCAAGGGGAGCTTCG cgCCGCCTGCAGGTCGCAGCGAGCTGGacgagctgcaggaggaggtgcagaggagagcgcgggaggaggagcagcagcgacgacaggagaaagagagggaggcggCGCTCGGCTTTAACCCCCGACCCAGCAAGtacctggacctggaccagcTGCAGATCCAgg GTAAAGGTGACAGTTTTGAACGCTGTGTATCGGAGGCCGAGCTTCTGCTGGACCAGTCGGTGCGTCTGGAGCAGGCGGGCGAGGTCGCCGCGGCGCTGTCGGCAGTCAACGAAGCAGTCT CCAAACTGCAGCTGGTGGCGTCTGAGGGCGGAGCTAGTAGTCACAACCGGCTGCAGCGCTGCATGAGGAGAGCCCGCAGCCTGCAGCAACGCATGCAACTGCAGCaagagcaacagcagcaacagaagcAGGACtcagaggcaggcagacagcAACCGCAGCAACCAGAGcaaccagaggaggagaggcagcagCTCCAGGAACGGCCCAG tgaaaAGCCTCTCACGCTCCAAATACTTCTGACGGAGAAACAGGGCGACCAGTCAGCTGCCAGTCAAGACCAGCAGGTcccgcctctctctccctgccatgTTAAGCCCCTCCCTCCCAAAACAAACTCAGTGTCTGACTCCGCCTCCAGCGCCGGGGCCCCTACTGGTTCGCCCAGGGAGGAGCGCAGGAGCGGGGGGCCCTGCTCTCGCTTCGGGAAACCCCTCACTAACACAAAGTCCCTCCCTGCTCTGTGCATGGACACCTGGGAGCAGAGCCCTCTGGGAGATTTGgctccaccccctccacctgAGGAGGTGGACCACCCCGCCCAGTGGAGCCGAACGTCCCCGATCTCCATCCCAGGTCAGGCCCCGCCCCCACCGAGGCCGTATTCCCGAACCCCGTCGCCTGTTGGCGCCAGCGACACCAGGTGTCATcggatgatggaggaggagcaaTATTACAGCCGACCCCCACAGACCACGCCCACTCCATCTAGTCCCACCTCCAGACTTCCCCCGCCGCCTCCTGCCTACCCAGCCAGGAACTGGTCCTGCTTACACGTGGATCAGCATGATGATGTCGATTCTTCCATTGACCCACCGATCATCTCGCCACCTTACTCGCCCCCAGACTCCCCCAGCAACGCCCCTCCACCGCCTCCTGCGAGCCGCCCCGTCCGGACCTCCTCCCCGCCCCCCGGCCTGGACTACAGAGCGACGCTGCCTGTGGAGCGCTGGGCGGAAAACGTCAACAGATACTACGGCTCACAGAATACAACAGGAGTGGTGGggacggcggcggcggcggcggtgccCGATGAGGAGCTCTCTGAGCTGGACTCTCTGTACCAGGCCAGCCTGCTagctcccagcatgcactggggcAGCCGTGGAGTCAGTCCTCAGCCGACCAACAACAAACCAG gtgtgcggAGGATGCTGTCCGGATCTGGACGGTCTAAAACACCGACAGCTGAGCTCGAGAGATATGCCTACAGAACGCCGGTTACACCTCATCATAAG CCGCCCGGAGGTGAAGATCAGAGCTACAGCGCAGAAAACCTGCGACGCATCGCCCGCAGCCTGAGTGGAACCGTGATCGGGTCACGAGGACAAACCCTCGGCCCCTCCCGCAGCTGT GACCTGGACCAagtgtccagcagcagcagtttctgGTTGTGTCTGACAGGCATCAAGCTCTCTCAGGTCAAAGCCTCCACAGCGTCGCGCTGA